A window from Ramlibacter pinisoli encodes these proteins:
- a CDS encoding fumarylacetoacetate hydrolase family protein has product MKLVRYGNPGKEKPGLIDADGKLRDLSAVVPELGPAQLAPAVLAKIRKANPAKLPLVRGKPRMGCPVANVGKFIAIGLNFTDHAAESGMPIPKEPVVFMKATSCIQGPDDDVMLPKGSVKSDWEVELGIVIGSRARYVSKKDALSYVAGYCVINDVSEREFQLERGPQWDKGKGCDTFGPIGPWLVTTDEIENVQRLDMWLDVNGERMQTGNTKTMIFGAAHLVSYVSQFMTLLPGDVITTGTPPGVGLGMKPPRFLKKGDVMTLGIQGLGEQRQQVVGFKA; this is encoded by the coding sequence ATGAAACTCGTTCGCTATGGCAACCCGGGCAAGGAAAAGCCCGGCCTCATCGATGCCGACGGCAAGCTGCGCGACCTCAGTGCGGTGGTGCCCGAGCTGGGGCCGGCGCAGCTGGCGCCGGCGGTGCTGGCCAAGATCCGCAAGGCCAACCCGGCCAAGCTGCCGCTGGTGCGCGGCAAGCCGCGCATGGGGTGCCCGGTGGCCAACGTCGGCAAGTTCATCGCCATCGGCCTGAACTTCACCGACCACGCGGCCGAGTCCGGCATGCCCATCCCCAAGGAGCCGGTGGTGTTCATGAAGGCCACCAGCTGCATCCAGGGCCCGGACGACGACGTGATGCTGCCCAAGGGCTCGGTCAAGAGCGACTGGGAGGTCGAGCTGGGCATCGTCATCGGCAGCCGCGCCCGCTACGTGTCCAAGAAGGACGCGCTGTCGTACGTGGCCGGCTACTGCGTGATCAACGACGTCAGCGAGCGCGAGTTCCAGCTCGAGCGCGGACCGCAGTGGGACAAGGGCAAGGGCTGCGACACCTTCGGGCCCATCGGCCCCTGGCTGGTGACCACCGACGAGATCGAGAACGTGCAGCGCCTGGACATGTGGCTGGACGTGAACGGCGAGCGGATGCAGACCGGCAACACGAAGACCATGATCTTCGGCGCCGCGCACCTGGTCAGCTACGTCAGCCAGTTCATGACGCTGCTGCCCGGCGACGTCATCACGACCGGCACCCCGCCCGGCGTCGGCCTGGGCATGAAGCCGCCGCGCTTCCTCAAGAAGGGCGACGTCATGACCCTGGGCATCCAGGGCCTGGGCGAGCAGCGGCAGCAGGTCGTCGGCTTCAAGGCCTGA
- a CDS encoding 3-hydroxyacyl-CoA dehydrogenase/enoyl-CoA hydratase family protein, whose translation MNRFRVKKVAVLGAGVMGAQIAAHLVNVKVPVVLFDLPAREGLKNGIVAKAVEGLKKLKPAPLGVAEDAALIQQANYEEHLDLLGECDLVIEAIAERMDWKLDLYRRMAPALAPHAIVASNTSGLSITRLAEALPEAIRPRFCGIHFFNPPRYMYLVELIAAPATLPQVLDDLETFVVRGLGKGVVRAKDTPNFIANRVGIAGMLATMREVENFGLSYDVVDDLTGKKLGRASSGTFRTADVVGLDTLAHVIRTLQDNLDADADPFYPSFGTPAVLQALLEMGHLGQKSKAGFYKKVGRDILRFELDSRTYVPGGQKADEVYGRMLRKPAAERLRLLRHAEGPQGRFLWAILRNSFHYAAVHLAAIAETARDVDFAMRWGFGMQQGPFELWQEAGWLQVAQWIQEDIDAGRALSTAPLPAWVFQGPVAQAGGVHTPEGSWNPTSGRFEPRRLLPVHQRQLFPEAVLGSGAPRWDSAGHTLHEDKTIRLWTLDGQVLIASIKTKMHAISPELCEGLQQAVETAEQQFTGLVIWSGDEPFSVGADLQALLPAFMAVGVAAVEDAEGFMQQTMLRLRYASVPVVSAIRGMALGGGCELALYSQRRVAAMESYIGLVEVGVGLVPGAGGLAYIARRAAELQARTAHKDLLPFLTDGFSAAAMAKVGTSALESRKLGYLLDSDVIVPNKDELLHVTIAEARSMAESGWRAPLRRLFPVAGRSGKATIQGQLVNLRDGGFISPHDFRIASLIAHVVTGGDVDAGTLVSEEYLMTLERQAFCELVQHPKTQERILGMLSTGKPVRN comes from the coding sequence ATGAACCGGTTCCGGGTGAAGAAGGTGGCCGTGCTCGGCGCCGGCGTGATGGGGGCGCAGATCGCCGCCCATCTCGTCAACGTGAAGGTGCCAGTGGTGCTGTTCGACCTGCCGGCCCGGGAAGGACTGAAAAACGGCATCGTGGCCAAGGCGGTCGAGGGGCTGAAGAAGCTCAAGCCGGCGCCGCTCGGCGTGGCCGAGGACGCCGCCCTGATCCAGCAGGCCAACTACGAGGAGCACCTGGACCTGCTGGGCGAATGCGACCTGGTGATCGAGGCCATCGCTGAACGGATGGACTGGAAGCTCGACCTGTACCGCCGGATGGCGCCGGCGCTCGCGCCGCACGCCATCGTGGCGTCCAACACCTCGGGCCTGTCGATCACCAGGCTGGCCGAGGCGCTGCCCGAGGCCATCCGGCCGCGCTTCTGCGGCATCCACTTCTTCAACCCGCCGCGCTACATGTACCTGGTGGAGCTGATCGCCGCGCCGGCGACGCTGCCGCAGGTGCTGGACGACCTGGAGACCTTCGTCGTGCGCGGGCTCGGCAAGGGCGTCGTGCGCGCCAAGGACACGCCCAACTTCATCGCCAACCGGGTCGGCATCGCCGGCATGCTGGCGACGATGCGCGAGGTCGAGAACTTCGGCCTGTCGTACGACGTGGTCGACGACCTCACCGGCAAGAAGCTGGGGCGCGCCTCCAGCGGCACCTTCCGCACGGCCGACGTGGTGGGCCTGGACACCCTAGCGCACGTGATCCGGACACTGCAGGACAACCTGGACGCCGACGCCGATCCGTTCTACCCCAGCTTCGGCACGCCGGCGGTGCTGCAGGCCCTGCTCGAGATGGGCCACCTGGGCCAGAAGAGCAAGGCCGGCTTCTACAAGAAGGTCGGCCGCGACATCCTGCGCTTCGAGCTGGACAGCCGGACCTACGTGCCGGGCGGCCAGAAGGCCGACGAGGTGTACGGCCGCATGCTGCGCAAGCCGGCGGCCGAACGCCTGCGGCTGCTGCGCCACGCCGAGGGGCCGCAGGGGCGCTTCCTCTGGGCCATCCTGCGCAACAGCTTCCACTACGCGGCGGTGCACCTGGCCGCGATCGCCGAGACGGCGCGCGACGTCGACTTCGCGATGCGCTGGGGCTTCGGCATGCAGCAGGGCCCGTTCGAGCTGTGGCAGGAGGCCGGCTGGCTGCAGGTGGCGCAGTGGATCCAGGAGGACATCGACGCCGGCCGGGCGCTGTCGACCGCGCCGCTGCCCGCGTGGGTGTTCCAGGGGCCGGTCGCGCAGGCCGGCGGGGTGCACACGCCGGAGGGGTCGTGGAACCCCACCAGCGGCCGGTTCGAGCCGCGCCGCCTGCTGCCGGTGCACCAGCGCCAGCTGTTCCCCGAGGCCGTGCTGGGCAGCGGCGCGCCGCGCTGGGACAGTGCCGGGCACACGCTGCACGAGGACAAGACCATCCGACTGTGGACGCTCGACGGCCAGGTGCTCATTGCCAGCATCAAGACCAAGATGCACGCCATCAGCCCCGAGCTGTGCGAGGGACTGCAGCAGGCCGTCGAGACCGCCGAGCAGCAGTTCACCGGCCTGGTGATCTGGTCGGGCGACGAGCCGTTCTCGGTCGGCGCCGACCTGCAGGCGCTGCTGCCCGCCTTCATGGCGGTGGGCGTGGCGGCGGTCGAGGACGCCGAGGGCTTCATGCAGCAGACCATGCTGCGGCTGCGCTATGCCAGCGTGCCGGTGGTCTCCGCCATCCGCGGCATGGCGCTGGGCGGTGGCTGCGAGCTGGCCCTGTACTCGCAGCGCCGGGTGGCCGCGATGGAAAGCTACATCGGCCTGGTAGAAGTGGGCGTGGGCCTGGTGCCGGGTGCCGGCGGCCTGGCCTACATCGCGCGCCGCGCGGCCGAGCTGCAGGCCCGGACCGCGCACAAGGACCTGCTGCCCTTCCTCACCGATGGCTTCAGCGCCGCGGCGATGGCTAAGGTGGGCACCAGCGCGCTGGAGTCGCGCAAGCTCGGGTACTTGCTGGACAGCGACGTCATCGTGCCGAACAAGGATGAACTCCTGCACGTCACCATCGCCGAGGCCCGGTCCATGGCCGAGAGCGGCTGGCGCGCGCCACTGCGGCGCCTGTTCCCGGTGGCGGGCCGCAGCGGCAAGGCGACCATCCAGGGCCAGCTGGTGAACCTGCGCGACGGCGGCTTCATCAGCCCGCACGATTTCCGCATCGCCTCCCTGATCGCGCACGTGGTGACCGGCGGCGACGTCGATGCCGGCACCCTGGTGAGCGAGGAGTACCTGATGACGCTGGAGCGCCAGGCCTTCTGCGAGCTGGTGCAGCACCCGAAGACGCAGGAGCGGATCCTGGGGATGCTGAGCACGGGCAAGCCGGTGCGGAACTGA
- a CDS encoding c-type cytochrome, giving the protein MKPIALGAALASACLLAACGKAEDPSSAKGPPATPGSTAATAPSGTGTPPGSGARSSSTTASTTAPTAPTAPAAPTSTAPGAPGGPATMGAAADGQKVYAATCVACHGAGIAGAPKIGDKADWEPRVAQGKDTLYQHALQGFQGKKGVMPPKGGNTALPDPEVKAAVDYMVSQAR; this is encoded by the coding sequence ATGAAACCGATCGCACTTGGCGCGGCACTGGCCAGCGCCTGCCTGCTCGCCGCCTGCGGCAAGGCCGAGGACCCCTCCAGCGCCAAGGGCCCGCCCGCAACGCCGGGCAGCACGGCGGCCACCGCGCCGTCCGGCACCGGCACGCCGCCGGGATCGGGTGCGAGGTCGAGCTCGACGACTGCTTCCACCACGGCCCCGACGGCGCCCACTGCGCCTGCTGCACCCACCTCCACGGCACCGGGCGCACCCGGCGGCCCGGCCACGATGGGCGCCGCCGCCGACGGCCAGAAGGTGTATGCGGCCACCTGCGTGGCCTGCCATGGCGCGGGCATCGCCGGCGCGCCCAAGATCGGCGACAAGGCCGACTGGGAACCGCGGGTGGCCCAGGGCAAGGACACGCTGTACCAGCACGCCCTCCAGGGCTTCCAGGGCAAGAAGGGCGTCATGCCCCCCAAGGGCGGCAACACGGCGCTGCCCGACCCCGAGGTGAAGGCGGCGGTCGACTACATGGTGTCGCAGGCCCGCTGA
- a CDS encoding acetyl-CoA C-acyltransferase: MSKQVQDAYIVAATRTPIGRSHRGFFRHTRPDELLATALRAALAQAPGLDPGAIEDIVCGCAIPEAQQGLNVARIGAVLAGLPRSVGGITVNRFCASGLSAVQMAADRIRVGEADVMVAAGTESMSMVPMMGNSPSLSPAIFANPDDLESYGIAYGMGLTAEKVAQQWKVGREAQDAFAYQSHMRAVAAMQAGEFADEITPVEVAERSVDLDSADVTVRTRTVTLDEGARPDTTLEGLAKLKTVFAARGSVTAGNSSQTSDGAGALILASEAAVKRFGLQPLARFVSFASRGVPPHIMGIGPVEAIPAALKAASLRQDDLDWIELNEAFAAQSLAVLNTLGLDPAKVNPLGGAIALGHPLGATGAIRSATVVHALRRKNLKYGMVTMCVGMGQGAAGIFERV; this comes from the coding sequence ATGAGCAAACAAGTGCAAGACGCCTACATCGTCGCCGCCACCCGCACCCCCATCGGGCGGTCGCACCGCGGCTTCTTCCGCCACACCCGGCCGGACGAGTTGCTGGCCACCGCGCTGCGCGCGGCGCTGGCGCAGGCGCCGGGGCTGGACCCGGGCGCTATCGAGGACATCGTCTGCGGCTGTGCCATCCCCGAGGCGCAGCAGGGCCTGAACGTGGCGCGCATCGGCGCCGTGCTGGCGGGCCTGCCCAGGAGCGTGGGCGGCATCACGGTCAACCGCTTCTGTGCCTCAGGGCTGTCGGCGGTGCAGATGGCCGCCGATCGCATCCGCGTCGGCGAAGCCGACGTGATGGTCGCGGCCGGCACCGAGAGCATGAGCATGGTGCCGATGATGGGCAACTCGCCGTCGCTCTCGCCGGCGATCTTCGCCAACCCGGACGACCTGGAGAGCTACGGCATCGCCTACGGCATGGGCCTCACGGCCGAGAAGGTGGCGCAGCAGTGGAAGGTCGGCCGCGAGGCGCAGGACGCCTTCGCCTACCAGTCGCACATGCGTGCCGTCGCCGCCATGCAGGCCGGCGAGTTCGCCGACGAGATCACGCCGGTCGAGGTGGCCGAGCGCTCCGTCGACCTCGACTCGGCCGACGTCACCGTCCGCACCCGCACCGTGACCCTCGACGAAGGCGCGCGGCCGGACACCACGCTGGAGGGGCTGGCCAAGCTCAAGACGGTGTTCGCAGCCCGCGGCAGCGTGACGGCGGGCAACAGCTCGCAGACATCCGACGGCGCCGGTGCGCTCATCCTGGCCAGCGAAGCGGCCGTGAAGCGCTTCGGCCTGCAGCCGCTGGCGCGCTTCGTCAGCTTCGCCAGCCGCGGCGTGCCGCCGCACATCATGGGCATCGGGCCGGTCGAGGCCATTCCCGCCGCGCTGAAGGCGGCCAGCCTGCGGCAGGACGACCTCGACTGGATCGAGCTCAACGAGGCCTTCGCGGCGCAGTCGCTGGCTGTCCTGAACACCCTCGGCCTGGACCCGGCCAAGGTCAATCCCCTGGGCGGCGCCATCGCGCTGGGCCATCCGCTGGGCGCCACCGGGGCTATCCGGTCGGCGACAGTGGTGCACGCGCTGCGCCGCAAGAATCTGAAGTACGGCATGGTGACCATGTGCGTCGGCATGGGCCAGGGGGCTGCCGGCATCTTCGAACGCGTCTGA
- a CDS encoding SDR family NAD(P)-dependent oxidoreductase → MNQLDFQGRHAVITGGATGLGYAIAQRLVQSGGTVSLWDRDEAAAQQAALTLGGKARAIHVDVADFASVQEAVRRTTAQAARIDALVNSAGITGPNTRVWDYPPEAWRQVLEVNLLGVFHCCREVAALMRQQGYGRIVNIASVAGKDGNPNASAYSASKAGVIGLTKSLGKELADVDVRVNCVTPAAVKTAIFDQMTPEHIQFMLSKIPMGRFGMPEEIAAMVGWLCTEECSFSTGAVFDLSGGRATY, encoded by the coding sequence TTGAACCAGCTCGACTTCCAGGGCCGGCATGCGGTCATCACCGGCGGCGCCACCGGCCTGGGCTACGCCATCGCGCAGCGCCTGGTGCAGTCCGGCGGCACCGTGTCCCTCTGGGACCGTGACGAGGCCGCTGCGCAGCAGGCGGCCCTCACGCTGGGTGGCAAGGCGCGGGCGATCCACGTCGACGTGGCCGACTTCGCGTCGGTGCAGGAGGCGGTCCGGCGCACCACCGCGCAGGCTGCCCGCATCGACGCCCTCGTCAACAGCGCCGGCATCACCGGCCCCAACACCAGGGTCTGGGACTACCCGCCGGAGGCCTGGCGCCAGGTGCTCGAGGTCAACCTGCTGGGCGTGTTCCACTGCTGCCGCGAAGTGGCGGCGCTGATGCGCCAGCAGGGCTACGGCCGCATCGTCAACATCGCCTCGGTCGCCGGCAAGGACGGCAACCCGAACGCCAGCGCCTACAGCGCCAGCAAGGCAGGTGTGATCGGCCTGACCAAGTCGCTGGGCAAGGAACTGGCCGACGTCGACGTGCGGGTCAACTGCGTGACCCCGGCGGCGGTGAAGACGGCCATCTTCGACCAGATGACGCCCGAGCACATCCAGTTCATGCTGAGCAAGATCCCGATGGGCCGCTTCGGCATGCCCGAGGAGATCGCCGCCATGGTCGGCTGGCTGTGCACCGAGGAGTGCTCGTTCTCCACCGGCGCCGTGTTCGACCTCTCCGGCGGCCGCGCCACGTATTGA
- a CDS encoding TetR/AcrR family transcriptional regulator: MSVSEFSLKPARAPRERDGRALQKGQQTKAAIVDAALGLATQIGLEGLSIGALAEVAQMSKSGVFAHFGSREELQISVVREYHARFEDEVFYPAMAEPRGLPRLRALFRNWMARTSVELDSGCIYISGAVEFDDRPGPVRDALASSVSTWHAAMKRAITVAKEEKHLHADVDEEQVLFEIHGLILALHYEARFLRTPGCIVRANTGFDNILRRLGADIPDPPARARSSKSPKD, translated from the coding sequence ATGTCCGTTTCCGAGTTCTCCCTGAAGCCGGCCCGCGCACCGCGCGAGCGCGACGGGCGCGCGCTGCAGAAGGGCCAGCAGACCAAGGCCGCCATCGTCGATGCCGCGCTCGGCCTGGCCACGCAGATCGGCCTCGAGGGCCTGTCCATCGGCGCCCTCGCCGAGGTGGCGCAGATGAGCAAGTCGGGCGTGTTCGCCCATTTCGGCTCGCGCGAGGAACTGCAGATCTCGGTGGTGCGCGAGTACCACGCGCGCTTCGAGGATGAGGTGTTCTACCCCGCCATGGCCGAGCCGCGCGGGCTGCCGCGCCTGCGGGCCCTGTTCCGCAACTGGATGGCACGCACCTCGGTCGAACTCGATTCGGGCTGCATCTACATCAGCGGCGCGGTCGAGTTCGACGACCGGCCGGGGCCGGTGCGCGACGCGCTCGCCAGTTCGGTGTCGACCTGGCACGCGGCCATGAAGCGGGCCATCACGGTCGCCAAGGAAGAGAAGCACCTGCATGCCGACGTGGACGAGGAGCAGGTTCTGTTCGAGATCCACGGCCTGATCCTGGCCCTGCACTACGAGGCGCGCTTCCTGCGCACGCCGGGCTGCATAGTCCGCGCCAACACCGGTTTCGACAACATCCTGCGCCGCCTGGGCGCCGACATTCCCGACCCGCCCGCGCGGGCCCGCAGCAGCAAATCCCCCAAGGACTGA
- a CDS encoding acyl-CoA dehydrogenase C-terminal domain-containing protein, which produces MPTYTPPLRDMQFVMHEVLKVADEYQAMPRYAEVDADTINAVLEEGGKFASEVTFPLNGSGDEEGCTLDTATHEVTTPTGFKEAYARFIEGGWPALSCDPAYGGQGLPIVVNQAFYEMLNSANQAWTMYPGLSHGAYEALHAHGTDEQKKVYLPKLVSGEWTGTMCLTEPHCGTDLGMLRTRAEPQPDGSYRLTGNKIFISAGEHDMVPNIVHLVLARLPDAPKGSKGISLFVVPKYHVNPDGSPGARNGIHCGGLEHKMGIHGNATAQLVLEDAVGTLVGEPNKGLQAMFVMMNAARIGVGMQSLGLTEVAYQNALAYAKDRIQMRSLSGVKAKDKPADPIIVHPDVRKMLLTAKAYAEGGRALTMYCSLLIDRELHHPDAKVRQEAEELVALLTPIVKAFLTDNGHVATNACMQVFGGHGFVREWGMEQYVRDNRINMIYEGTNTVQSLDLLGRKVLGNQGATLKKFGKLVAQLVEEEGVNEKMAEFINPIAALGEQMTKFTTEIGFKAFQNPDEVGAAAVDYLRVAGHLVFGYLWARMAQVALREIAAGNADPFYQAKLQTARFYFARLFPETAMLMRTARSGARVLLDTQEALA; this is translated from the coding sequence ATGCCCACCTACACCCCGCCCCTGCGCGACATGCAGTTCGTGATGCACGAAGTGCTGAAGGTCGCCGACGAGTACCAGGCCATGCCGCGCTACGCGGAGGTCGACGCCGACACCATCAACGCCGTCCTGGAGGAGGGCGGCAAGTTCGCCAGCGAGGTGACGTTCCCGCTCAACGGCAGCGGTGACGAGGAAGGTTGCACGCTCGACACCGCCACCCATGAGGTGACCACGCCCACCGGCTTCAAGGAGGCCTACGCCCGCTTCATCGAAGGCGGCTGGCCGGCGCTGTCGTGCGATCCGGCATACGGCGGCCAGGGCCTGCCCATCGTGGTGAACCAGGCCTTCTACGAGATGCTGAATTCGGCCAACCAGGCCTGGACCATGTATCCGGGCCTGTCGCACGGGGCCTACGAGGCGCTGCATGCGCACGGCACCGACGAGCAGAAGAAGGTCTACCTGCCCAAGCTGGTGAGCGGCGAGTGGACCGGCACCATGTGCCTGACCGAGCCGCATTGCGGCACCGACCTGGGGATGCTGCGGACCAGGGCCGAACCGCAGCCGGACGGCAGCTACCGCCTCACCGGCAACAAGATCTTCATCTCGGCCGGCGAGCACGACATGGTGCCGAACATCGTCCACCTCGTGCTGGCCCGGCTGCCCGACGCGCCCAAGGGCAGCAAGGGCATCAGCCTGTTCGTCGTGCCCAAGTACCACGTCAACCCGGACGGCTCGCCGGGCGCGCGCAACGGCATCCACTGCGGCGGCCTGGAGCACAAGATGGGCATCCACGGCAATGCCACGGCGCAGCTGGTGCTGGAGGACGCGGTGGGCACGCTGGTGGGCGAGCCGAACAAGGGCCTGCAGGCCATGTTCGTGATGATGAACGCCGCCCGCATCGGCGTCGGCATGCAGTCGCTCGGCCTGACCGAGGTGGCCTACCAGAACGCCCTGGCCTACGCCAAGGACCGCATCCAGATGCGCTCGCTCAGCGGCGTCAAGGCCAAGGACAAGCCGGCCGACCCCATCATCGTGCACCCCGACGTGCGCAAGATGCTGCTCACCGCCAAGGCCTACGCCGAGGGCGGCCGCGCGCTCACCATGTACTGCTCGCTGCTGATCGACCGCGAGCTGCACCACCCGGACGCCAAGGTGCGCCAGGAGGCCGAGGAGCTGGTGGCGCTGCTCACCCCCATCGTCAAGGCCTTCCTCACCGACAACGGCCACGTCGCCACCAATGCCTGCATGCAGGTGTTTGGCGGCCATGGCTTCGTGCGGGAGTGGGGGATGGAGCAGTACGTGCGCGACAACCGCATCAACATGATCTACGAGGGCACGAACACCGTGCAGTCGCTCGACCTGCTGGGCCGCAAGGTGCTGGGCAACCAGGGCGCGACGCTGAAGAAGTTCGGCAAGCTGGTGGCGCAGCTGGTCGAGGAGGAGGGCGTGAACGAGAAGATGGCCGAGTTCATCAACCCGATCGCCGCCCTGGGCGAGCAGATGACCAAGTTCACCACCGAGATCGGCTTCAAGGCGTTCCAGAATCCCGACGAGGTGGGCGCCGCGGCCGTCGACTACCTGCGCGTGGCCGGCCACCTGGTGTTCGGCTACCTGTGGGCCCGGATGGCACAGGTGGCGCTGCGCGAGATCGCGGCCGGCAACGCCGACCCGTTCTACCAGGCCAAGCTGCAGACGGCGCGCTTCTACTTCGCCCGCCTGTTCCCCGAGACGGCGATGCTGATGCGCACCGCGCGCTCGGGCGCCCGGGTGCTGCTCGACACCCAGGAGGCGCTGGCCTGA
- a CDS encoding SDR family oxidoreductase yields the protein MRLKGKTALVTAAGQGIGRASALAMAAEGAQVWATDVNEDLLAGFAGVERVTARRLDVLDKAAIARVVGEMPAVDVLFNCAGVVHNGTILQANDDDWAFAFNLNARAQFWAIQTVLPRMLEQGRGGSIINMASVCSSIKGLPNRFIYGASKAAVLGLTKSVAADYVGQNVRCNAVCPGTVDTPSLQDRINAYDDPVEARKNFIARQPMGRLAQAHEIAPVVVFLASDEAAFVTGQAYAADGGMTI from the coding sequence ATGCGTTTGAAGGGCAAGACCGCGCTGGTCACCGCGGCCGGTCAGGGAATCGGCCGCGCGAGTGCGCTGGCCATGGCGGCGGAGGGCGCGCAGGTGTGGGCGACCGACGTCAACGAGGACTTGCTGGCCGGCTTCGCGGGGGTCGAGCGGGTGACGGCGAGGCGGCTCGACGTCCTGGACAAGGCGGCCATCGCCCGCGTGGTGGGCGAGATGCCGGCCGTCGACGTGCTGTTCAACTGCGCCGGCGTGGTGCACAACGGCACCATCCTGCAGGCCAACGACGACGACTGGGCGTTCGCGTTCAACCTCAATGCCCGGGCGCAGTTCTGGGCCATCCAGACCGTGCTTCCGCGCATGCTGGAGCAGGGCCGCGGCGGCAGCATCATCAACATGGCCAGCGTGTGCAGCAGCATCAAGGGCCTGCCCAACCGCTTCATCTACGGCGCCAGCAAGGCGGCCGTGCTGGGCCTGACCAAGAGCGTCGCCGCCGACTATGTCGGCCAGAACGTGCGCTGCAATGCGGTGTGTCCCGGCACGGTGGACACGCCGTCGCTTCAGGACCGCATCAACGCCTACGACGACCCGGTCGAGGCGCGCAAGAACTTCATCGCCCGCCAGCCGATGGGCCGGCTGGCGCAGGCGCACGAGATCGCGCCGGTGGTGGTGTTCCTGGCCAGCGACGAGGCCGCCTTCGTCACCGGCCAGGCCTACGCCGCCGACGGGGGGATGACGATTTGA